A stretch of Pempheris klunzingeri isolate RE-2024b chromosome 19, fPemKlu1.hap1, whole genome shotgun sequence DNA encodes these proteins:
- the LOC139218620 gene encoding trichohyalin-like isoform X1: MSLSDQQWSPTSVQVTVLQARGLRIKGKSGTNDAYAVMQVGKEKYQTSVVEKCVAPVWKEEAAFDLPPLLLQGGGTERSTLRVHVLHRALVGPDKLLGQAVISLLQLSEDRTRNKTEWFKLLDKTGKADKDRGEVLVDIQFMRNNMTASMFDLSAAGKSRSRLGKFKDKVRGKKKESDASSTMLPSFTQVLTDSEEEEKEGNEGGEVAASKDEKKKKHKMKSLFSSKSNLQRNMSQSMSVLPAKNSSLSSSQSSGLNVDSSEGKKKFKFMIHKRSDSKDSSSGQQKHGPAEQSNLCINGSHVYCEEPQPRASRISSNFSLTSSGHGSMEDVPESSPPSVDSLRAVTQYSPWKEEEEEMEEETAEAENITEDEQTLEEEGRIRMVEERKRKAEEEDRVRRQEEERERMAEEKRKREEEERRRTEEERAKREEEEKIRTEEREKKRQEEERERIAEEKRRIEEEEKRQREEEERIRMEEERAQEERRRREAEERARKQEEERKLEEKKRLEEEEEKRAEEERRRREEEEMVRREEEQEEKRRQEEKERRIEEEERIRMEEERAREERRRREVEERARKQEEERKLEEKKRLEEEEERIRREEKTAEEERRRREEEEMVRRQEEEQEEKRRQEEKERRRIEEEERIRMEEERAQEERRREVEERARKQEEERNLEKKRVEEEEKRQIEEERVRKEEEERIKREEERAEEDEMVRKQEEEHKLKEKRRLQEEERRIEEEKVRKEEEERVRREEERAEEERRRREEEEMVRRQEEEREEKRRLEEQERKRMEQEERIKKEEEEKARKEKEEYERLVEKNRKLEEEERKRIEEEERLRVEEERRQREEEEEERVRRQEQAEKLAEEKGILEEQERRRIEEEEKRQREEEEKMREEEERRKKEAEREKLAEEKRILGEQERRRIEEEEERQREEEERTEEEERARKEKEEMERLAEERTRLEEQEIRSVEEEERIGREEKADKERKEEEARKLEKETLRDAEEKKKKKENETKHKAAGTKPEAAPESPAEVTSTNPFDEDVSNNPSEENHDSSTGLSTIQQRCQPAASTVGSETVSTKENELISTQRDRRAAPQPPGRNQAQRQSQREQDVSTRHQAQMNKHSKDKEVKTVSVLPQRSVKMISPLNKSPADAKNTQSLMQSGTTKGTSNVAKHSKRPAPARPRSVEEEPSSDPKTASQAKQVPVVYGLNPFEDDEDENEPTARDDPASGNTRSVQWPPARSQAADKGIALQTKSKSSKTARAPLLPAKKAATSSTLISQNTGDRVTDNKGVTAPVDGVTRTRDPEPEARRPVHIGETRPQESQPATVQSPGEEAGGKKEGPPRTSRRLQPVKPLSPLEQQSVSLVKGGKDDKTTGIFCEVQEKTKVNDTRRRGPYSQLTQEELISLVLKQENQLSQRDKKISEMELYIDNLLVRVMEEKPSILMSMNSLKKAV; the protein is encoded by the exons GTGGTTTAAGTTGTTGGACAAAACTGGCAaagcagacaaagacagaggagaggtaCTTGTGGACATCCAGTTCATGAGAAACAATATGACCGCCAGCATGTTtgacctctctgctgctggcaAATCCAGATCTCGCCTGGGCAAGTTCAAGGACAAAGTTcgtggaaagaaaaaggaatcGGATGCTTCATCCACCATGTTGCCGTCCTTCACTCAGGTTCTAACagacagcgaggaggaggagaaggagggaaacgAGGGCGGTGAGGTAGCTGCGAGCAaggatgagaaaaagaaaaagcacaagatgaagtctttgttttcttccaaGTCAAACCTGCAGAGAAACATGTCTCAGTCCATGTCTGTTCTGCCTGCGAAGAACTCCTCACTGAGTAGCAGCCAGTCATCCGGTCTAAATGTGGATTCGTCTGAAG GTAAAAAGAAATTCAAGTTCATGATACACAAACGCTCAGACAGTAAAGATTCCTCCTCTGGTCAGCAAAAACATGGCCCTGCAGAACAGAGTAACTTGTGCATCAATGGTAGTCATGTATACTGTGAAGAGCCGCAGCCCCGGGCCTCTCGCATCAGCTCTAACTTCAGTCTGACCAGCTCTGGCCACGGATCCATGGAAGACGTCCCTGAAAGCTCTCCTCCATCTGTTGACTCCCTGAGAGCAGTGACACAATATTCGCcctggaaggaggaggaggaagagatggaggaagagacgGCTGAAGCAGAAAATATAACAGAGGATGAACAAAcactggaggaagagggaaggatCAGGATGgtggaggaaaggaaaagaaaagcagaggaagaagacaggGTTAGGAGACAAGAAGAGGAGCGTGAGAGAATGgctgaggagaagaggaaacgagaggaagaagaaagaagacggactgaagaagagagagcgaaaagggaggaagaggaaaaaattaggacagaggagagggagaagaaaagacaagaggaggagCGTGAAAGAATagcagaagaaaagaggagaattgaggaagaagaaaaaaggcaaagagaggaagaagagaggatcaggatggaggaggagagagctcaggaagagagaaggaggcgagaggcagaggagagggcaAGGAAACAAGAAGAAGAGCGTAAattggaggaaaagaagagactggaggaggaggaggagaagagggctgaggaagagaggaggagacgagaggaagaggagatggtgagaagagaagaagagcaagaggaaaagaggaggcaagaggaaaaagaaaggagaattgaggaagaagagaggatccggatggaggaggagagagctcgggaagagagaaggagacgaGAGGTAGAGGAGAGGGCCAGGAAACAAGAAGAAGAGCGTAAattggaggaaaagaagagactggaggaggaagaggaaaggattaggagggaggagaagacggctgaggaagagaggaggagacgagaggaagaggagatggtgagaagacaagaagaagagcaagaggaaaagaggaggcaagaggaaaaagaaagaaggagaattgaggaagaagagaggatcaggatggaggaggagagggctcaggaagagaggagacgagaggTAGAGGAGAGGGCCAGGAAACAAGAAGAAGAGCgtaatttggagaaaaaaagagtggaggaagaagaaaaaagacagattgaAGAGGAGAGGGttagaaaggaggaagaggagaggattaagagggaggaggagagggctgaGGAAGATGAGATGGtgagaaaacaagaagaagagcataaattaaaggaaaagaggagactgcaggaagaagaaagaaggatagaggaggaaaaggttagaaaggaggaagaggaaagggttaggagggaggaggagagggctgaggaagagaggaggagacgagaggaagaggagatggtgagaagacaagaagaagagcgggaggaaaagaggaggctAGAGGAACAAGAAAGGAAGCGCATGGAACAGGAGGAAAGGAttaagaaagaagaggaggagaaggctagaaaggaaaaggaagaataTGAGAGATTGgtagagaaaaacaggaaactagaagaggaagaaagaaaaaggattgaggaagaggaaagattaagggtggaggaagagagaagacagagggaggaggaggaggaggagagagttaGGAGACAGGAACAGGCTGAGAAGTTAGCAGAGGAAAAGGGGATACTAGAAGAGCAAGAAAGGAGGAGAattgaggaagaagagaaaaggcaaagggaggaggaggaaaagatgagggaagaggaagagaggaggaagaaagaagcaGAGCGTGAGAAGTtagcagaggagaagaggataCTGGGAGAGCAAGAAAGGAGGAGAattgaggaagaggaggagaggcaaagggaggaggaggaaaggactgaggaagaggagagggctaggaaggagaaggaagaaATGGAGAGATTAGCAGAAGAGAGGACAAGACTAGAGGAACAAGAAATAAGGAGcgttgaggaagaggagaggatcggaagagaggagaaagctgacaaggagaggaaagaggaggaggccagGAAGCTGGAAAAAGAGACGTTAAGAGatgcagaggaaaagaagaagaagaaggaaaatgaaacaaaacacaaagccgCAGGTACGAAACCTGAAGCGGCTCCAGAGAGTCCTGCAGAAGTCACTTCTACTAATCCGTTTGATGAAGACGTTTCAAATAATCCCTCTGAGGAGAATCACGACTCTTCTACCGGACTGTCAACTATCCAGCAACG GTGTCAACCTGCTGCGTCTACGGTGGGGAGCGAGACAGTTTCCACTAAAGAAAATGAACTTATCAGCACTCAACGTGACAGGCGAGCAGCTCCGCAGCCTCCAGGAAGGAATCAAGCTCAGAGACAGAGTCAGAGGGAGCAGGATGTATCTACACGACATCAGGCACAAATGAACAAgcacagcaaagacaaagaagtCAAAACCGTCAGTGTTCTCCCTCAGCGCTCGGTGAAAATGATCTCTCCTCTGAATAAGTCGCCCGCAGATGCAAAGAACACACAGAGCTTGATGCAAAGTGGTACCACCAAAGGAACGTCAAATGTCGCCAAACACAGTAAGCGCCCTGCTCCGGCCAGGCCCCGCTCTGTGGAAGAAGAGCCTTCTTCTGATCCAAAAACAGCATCCCAGGCAAAACAAGTCCCAGTTGTTTATGGCTTGAATCCATTCGAGGACGACGAAGATGAAAATGAACCGACAGCCCGAGATGATCCAGCGTCTGGTAATACCCGGTCAGTACAATGGCCTCCAGCCAGGTCACAAGCTGCTGATAAAGGCATCGCCCttcaaacaaaaagcaaatcTTCAAAGACGGCTCGTGCTCCCCTACTGCCCGCTAAGAAAGCTGCCACATCAAGCACTTTAATCAGCCAAAACACGGGAGACCGTGTTACAGATAATAAAGGTGTGACTGCACCCGTTGATGGCGTAACCCGCACACGTGACCCCGAGCCAGAAGCCAGACGTCCTGTGCACATCGGGGAGACTCGGCCACAAGAGTCCCAGCCTGCAACCGTGCAGAGTCCaggagaggaggcaggtggGAAGAAGGAGGGGCCCCCTCGAACGTCACGCAG GCTTCAACCAGTCAAACCCCTTAGTCCTTTGGAACAGCAGTCAGTCTCACTTGTTAAAGGGGGAAAAGATGATAAAACCACAGGCATCTTCTGTGAAGTTCAGGAGAAAACAAAG GTGAATGACACCAGGCGCAGAGGGCCGTACTCCCAGCTGACTCAGGAGGAGCTCATCTCTCTGGTGCTTAAGCAGGAAAACCAGCTctcacagagagacaaaaagataTCCGAGATGGAGCTGTACATTGACAACTTGCTTGTGCGCGTCATGGAGGAGAAACCAAGTATTCTCATGTCCATGAACTCTCTGAAGAAAGCAGTGTAG
- the LOC139218620 gene encoding trichohyalin-like isoform X2: MSLSDQQWSPTSVQVTVLQARGLRIKGKSGTNDAYAVMQVGKEKYQTSVVEKCVAPVWKEEAAFDLPPLLLQGGGTERSTLRVHVLHRALVGPDKLLGQAVISLLQLSEDRTRNKTEWFKLLDKTGKADKDRGEVLVDIQFMRNNMTASMFDLSAAGKSRSRLGKFKDKVRGKKKESDASSTMLPSFTQVLTDSEEEEKEGNEGGEVAASKDEKKKKHKMKSLFSSKSNLQRNMSQSMSVLPAKNSSLSSSQSSGLNVDSSEGKKKFKFMIHKRSDSKDSSSGQQKHGPAEQSNLCINGSHVYCEEPQPRASRISSNFSLTSSGHGSMEDVPESSPPSVDSLRAVTQYSPWKEEEEEMEEETAEAENITEDEQTLEEEGRIRMVEERKRKAEEEDRVRRQEEERERMAEEKRKREEEERRRTEEERAKREEEEKIRTEEREKKRQEEERERIAEEKRRIEEEEKRQREEEERIRMEEERAQEERRRREAEERARKQEEERKLEEKKRLEEEEEKRAEEERRRREEEEMVRREEEQEEKRRQEEKERRIEEEERIRMEEERAREERRRREVEERARKQEEERKLEEKKRLEEEEERIRREEKTAEEERRRREEEEMVRRQEEEQEEKRRQEEKERRRIEEEERIRMEEERAQEERRREVEERARKQEEERNLEKKRVRKEEEERVRREEERAEEERRRREEEEMVRRQEEEREEKRRLEEQERKRMEQEERIKKEEEEKARKEKEEYERLVEKNRKLEEEERKRIEEEERLRVEEERRQREEEEEERVRRQEQAEKLAEEKGILEEQERRRIEEEEKRQREEEEKMREEEERRKKEAEREKLAEEKRILGEQERRRIEEEEERQREEEERTEEEERARKEKEEMERLAEERTRLEEQEIRSVEEEERIGREEKADKERKEEEARKLEKETLRDAEEKKKKKENETKHKAAGTKPEAAPESPAEVTSTNPFDEDVSNNPSEENHDSSTGLSTIQQRCQPAASTVGSETVSTKENELISTQRDRRAAPQPPGRNQAQRQSQREQDVSTRHQAQMNKHSKDKEVKTVSVLPQRSVKMISPLNKSPADAKNTQSLMQSGTTKGTSNVAKHSKRPAPARPRSVEEEPSSDPKTASQAKQVPVVYGLNPFEDDEDENEPTARDDPASGNTRSVQWPPARSQAADKGIALQTKSKSSKTARAPLLPAKKAATSSTLISQNTGDRVTDNKGVTAPVDGVTRTRDPEPEARRPVHIGETRPQESQPATVQSPGEEAGGKKEGPPRTSRRLQPVKPLSPLEQQSVSLVKGGKDDKTTGIFCEVQEKTKVNDTRRRGPYSQLTQEELISLVLKQENQLSQRDKKISEMELYIDNLLVRVMEEKPSILMSMNSLKKAV, translated from the exons GTGGTTTAAGTTGTTGGACAAAACTGGCAaagcagacaaagacagaggagaggtaCTTGTGGACATCCAGTTCATGAGAAACAATATGACCGCCAGCATGTTtgacctctctgctgctggcaAATCCAGATCTCGCCTGGGCAAGTTCAAGGACAAAGTTcgtggaaagaaaaaggaatcGGATGCTTCATCCACCATGTTGCCGTCCTTCACTCAGGTTCTAACagacagcgaggaggaggagaaggagggaaacgAGGGCGGTGAGGTAGCTGCGAGCAaggatgagaaaaagaaaaagcacaagatgaagtctttgttttcttccaaGTCAAACCTGCAGAGAAACATGTCTCAGTCCATGTCTGTTCTGCCTGCGAAGAACTCCTCACTGAGTAGCAGCCAGTCATCCGGTCTAAATGTGGATTCGTCTGAAG GTAAAAAGAAATTCAAGTTCATGATACACAAACGCTCAGACAGTAAAGATTCCTCCTCTGGTCAGCAAAAACATGGCCCTGCAGAACAGAGTAACTTGTGCATCAATGGTAGTCATGTATACTGTGAAGAGCCGCAGCCCCGGGCCTCTCGCATCAGCTCTAACTTCAGTCTGACCAGCTCTGGCCACGGATCCATGGAAGACGTCCCTGAAAGCTCTCCTCCATCTGTTGACTCCCTGAGAGCAGTGACACAATATTCGCcctggaaggaggaggaggaagagatggaggaagagacgGCTGAAGCAGAAAATATAACAGAGGATGAACAAAcactggaggaagagggaaggatCAGGATGgtggaggaaaggaaaagaaaagcagaggaagaagacaggGTTAGGAGACAAGAAGAGGAGCGTGAGAGAATGgctgaggagaagaggaaacgagaggaagaagaaagaagacggactgaagaagagagagcgaaaagggaggaagaggaaaaaattaggacagaggagagggagaagaaaagacaagaggaggagCGTGAAAGAATagcagaagaaaagaggagaattgaggaagaagaaaaaaggcaaagagaggaagaagagaggatcaggatggaggaggagagagctcaggaagagagaaggaggcgagaggcagaggagagggcaAGGAAACAAGAAGAAGAGCGTAAattggaggaaaagaagagactggaggaggaggaggagaagagggctgaggaagagaggaggagacgagaggaagaggagatggtgagaagagaagaagagcaagaggaaaagaggaggcaagaggaaaaagaaaggagaattgaggaagaagagaggatccggatggaggaggagagagctcgggaagagagaaggagacgaGAGGTAGAGGAGAGGGCCAGGAAACAAGAAGAAGAGCGTAAattggaggaaaagaagagactggaggaggaagaggaaaggattaggagggaggagaagacggctgaggaagagaggaggagacgagaggaagaggagatggtgagaagacaagaagaagagcaagaggaaaagaggaggcaagaggaaaaagaaagaaggagaattgaggaagaagagaggatcaggatggaggaggagagggctcaggaagagaggagacgagaggTAGAGGAGAGGGCCAGGAAACAAGAAGAAGAGCgtaatttggagaaaaaaaga gttagaaaggaggaagaggaaagggttaggagggaggaggagagggctgaggaagagaggaggagacgagaggaagaggagatggtgagaagacaagaagaagagcgggaggaaaagaggaggctAGAGGAACAAGAAAGGAAGCGCATGGAACAGGAGGAAAGGAttaagaaagaagaggaggagaaggctagaaaggaaaaggaagaataTGAGAGATTGgtagagaaaaacaggaaactagaagaggaagaaagaaaaaggattgaggaagaggaaagattaagggtggaggaagagagaagacagagggaggaggaggaggaggagagagttaGGAGACAGGAACAGGCTGAGAAGTTAGCAGAGGAAAAGGGGATACTAGAAGAGCAAGAAAGGAGGAGAattgaggaagaagagaaaaggcaaagggaggaggaggaaaagatgagggaagaggaagagaggaggaagaaagaagcaGAGCGTGAGAAGTtagcagaggagaagaggataCTGGGAGAGCAAGAAAGGAGGAGAattgaggaagaggaggagaggcaaagggaggaggaggaaaggactgaggaagaggagagggctaggaaggagaaggaagaaATGGAGAGATTAGCAGAAGAGAGGACAAGACTAGAGGAACAAGAAATAAGGAGcgttgaggaagaggagaggatcggaagagaggagaaagctgacaaggagaggaaagaggaggaggccagGAAGCTGGAAAAAGAGACGTTAAGAGatgcagaggaaaagaagaagaagaaggaaaatgaaacaaaacacaaagccgCAGGTACGAAACCTGAAGCGGCTCCAGAGAGTCCTGCAGAAGTCACTTCTACTAATCCGTTTGATGAAGACGTTTCAAATAATCCCTCTGAGGAGAATCACGACTCTTCTACCGGACTGTCAACTATCCAGCAACG GTGTCAACCTGCTGCGTCTACGGTGGGGAGCGAGACAGTTTCCACTAAAGAAAATGAACTTATCAGCACTCAACGTGACAGGCGAGCAGCTCCGCAGCCTCCAGGAAGGAATCAAGCTCAGAGACAGAGTCAGAGGGAGCAGGATGTATCTACACGACATCAGGCACAAATGAACAAgcacagcaaagacaaagaagtCAAAACCGTCAGTGTTCTCCCTCAGCGCTCGGTGAAAATGATCTCTCCTCTGAATAAGTCGCCCGCAGATGCAAAGAACACACAGAGCTTGATGCAAAGTGGTACCACCAAAGGAACGTCAAATGTCGCCAAACACAGTAAGCGCCCTGCTCCGGCCAGGCCCCGCTCTGTGGAAGAAGAGCCTTCTTCTGATCCAAAAACAGCATCCCAGGCAAAACAAGTCCCAGTTGTTTATGGCTTGAATCCATTCGAGGACGACGAAGATGAAAATGAACCGACAGCCCGAGATGATCCAGCGTCTGGTAATACCCGGTCAGTACAATGGCCTCCAGCCAGGTCACAAGCTGCTGATAAAGGCATCGCCCttcaaacaaaaagcaaatcTTCAAAGACGGCTCGTGCTCCCCTACTGCCCGCTAAGAAAGCTGCCACATCAAGCACTTTAATCAGCCAAAACACGGGAGACCGTGTTACAGATAATAAAGGTGTGACTGCACCCGTTGATGGCGTAACCCGCACACGTGACCCCGAGCCAGAAGCCAGACGTCCTGTGCACATCGGGGAGACTCGGCCACAAGAGTCCCAGCCTGCAACCGTGCAGAGTCCaggagaggaggcaggtggGAAGAAGGAGGGGCCCCCTCGAACGTCACGCAG GCTTCAACCAGTCAAACCCCTTAGTCCTTTGGAACAGCAGTCAGTCTCACTTGTTAAAGGGGGAAAAGATGATAAAACCACAGGCATCTTCTGTGAAGTTCAGGAGAAAACAAAG GTGAATGACACCAGGCGCAGAGGGCCGTACTCCCAGCTGACTCAGGAGGAGCTCATCTCTCTGGTGCTTAAGCAGGAAAACCAGCTctcacagagagacaaaaagataTCCGAGATGGAGCTGTACATTGACAACTTGCTTGTGCGCGTCATGGAGGAGAAACCAAGTATTCTCATGTCCATGAACTCTCTGAAGAAAGCAGTGTAG